The window CTACTTCGGCAAGGCCGCCTCGGCGTTGACGCTGTCCGAGTCGGCGTTGCTGGCCGGTCTGGTGCAGTCGCCGGACTCGGACAACCCGATCAGCGGGGACAAGCAGGCGGCGCTGGACCGGCGGTCGTACGTCCTGGGTGCGATGGCGAAGATGAACGTCATCACGGACGCCGACGCGAAGACCGCCGACGCCGAGGAGCTGGTCCTGCACCCGACCCAGGCGCCGAACGACTGCGGCGGCATGCCGGCCGGGCACGACGACTGGGGTTTCTTCTGCGACTACTTCCGGCAGTGGTGGAACGCCCAGCCGGCGTTCGGTGCCACGGTCGACGAGCGGCAGCAGGCGCTGCGTCGCGGTGGCTACACGATCGTCACGTCGCTCGACCCGAAGGTCCAGGCCGCCGCGTTGCAGCAGACCCTGACCGTCTACGGCTACGGCAACAAGCGGGCCACCCCGATCGCGGCGGTCCAGCCGGGCACCGGACGGGTGCTGGCGCTGGCGGTCAACCGGCACTACAGCCTCGACCCGAACCCCAACGGGCAGCAGAACTATCCCAACACGGTGAACCAGCTCGTCGCCGGTGGCGGTGCGATCGAGGGCTACCAGGCCGGTTCGACGTTCAAGATGTTCACCATGCTGGCCGCGCTCGAGTCCGGTCGGAGCCTCGACACCGGTTTCGTCTCCCCGGCGAAGTTCCCCAGCAAGTATCCGGACGGCGGGCCGAACAGCTGTAACGGCGTCTGGTGCCCGGAGAACGCGAACCCGGACTGGATGGACGGTTACCGCAACATGTGGACCGGCTTCGGCCGGTCGGTGAACACCTACTTCGTCTGGCTGGAGCAGCAGGTCGGTGCGGAGAAGGCGGTGGAGATGGCGCAGCGGCTCGGGATCCAGTTCCGGGCCAAGTCCGACGCCGACCTGGCCAAGGACGGTGCCGACGGGTGGGGCGCGTTCACCCTTGGCGTCGCCTCCACCACCCCGTTGGACCTGGCCAACGCGTACGCGACGATCGGTGCGGACGGGGTCTACTGCAAGCCGTTGCCGGTCAACTCGGTCACCGGCCCGGACGGCGCCAAGGTCGACGGGATCGGGCCGTCGTGCAACCGGGTGGTGAGCGCGGACGTGGCGCGGGCGGCGGCCGACGCGGCCCGTTGCCCGGTCGGCGACCAGTCCAGCCTCAACACCTGTGACGGTGGCACCGCCAACCAGGTCTCCGACATCCTGGGCGGCCGTCCGGTCGCCGGCAAGACCGGTAGCTCGGAGGAGAACGCGACGGAGACCTTCGTCGGCTTCACCCCGCAGCTCGCGGTGGCGGGGATCGCGGCCAACCCCGACGACCCAGGCGACCACGTGGGTTCGGCGGTCCAGTCGAAGGTTGTCGACGCGGTCGCCCGGACCATGGCCGCCGCGTTGCAGGGCAAGCCGAAGACGGACTTCACCGCGCCGAGCAGGGAGATCGCGTACGGCAGCGACGGCCCGAACCAGCCGCCGAAGCAGGACCCGGACCCGAACCCGAACCCGGACGGCGCCACCACGAACGGGAACGACACCCCGCCGGCCGACACGAACCAGCCCGGCAACCCGGGGCGCCGCGACCGCTGACCCGTCGATCGTCGGCAGAGCTGCCCGGAGCCTCCCGCTCCGGGCAGCTTACTGTGGTGCCACGTCCACCGCCGGACGGGCTGCGCGGACGCCTCGCCACGGCCGGTACGTGGATCTTCGCCGGTGGGGGCGGTTGTCGTATCGACATCTCTCGTTGACACGGCGGAAATTTGTTTCTATGGTGGGCGACAGGAAAGCGCTTTCCTAAGGATCTTTCCTCGGATCAGCCACTCGCGCAGCCCGTACCGCATCAGTCGTGACCCGCCCGGCGCGGACCCGCCGCCGACCCCGCGGCCGGCTCCGGCCTGCCGTGCAGCGCGCCCGACGGCCCCCACGGCCGCGTCCACGGGCGGGCCGATGGTTGGCGCCCGTCGCCGGGCGGTCCACCACCCGGAAGGCGGAACCGTGACCGCACCCACCCCCACCCCGAACACCCGGCGGCGAACGTCGCGCTGGTCTGCCCTGGCCGCGGCCGGGCTGGCAGCCGCGCTCGCCACCGCCCTGGTCGTCACCACCGGCACCGCCCAGGCGGCACCGCTGTTCGGCGACAACTTCGACGACGGCAACCACAACGGCTGGAGCAGTTCCGGCGGCTCCTGGAGCGTCATCACCGACGGCACCGGCGCGCTGCGCCAGGCCAGCACCGGCGCCGACGCCCGGGTCCGGGCCGGCACCGCGAGCTGGACCAACTACACGGTCACCGCGCGGGTCAAACCCACCGCCTTCGGCACCGGCGACCGGCTGGCCGGGGTCGCGGCCCGCGCCCAGGGCAGCGGAAGCTACTACTACCTCGGCGTCCGCGCCGACGGTGCGGCCATCCTCGGCAAGCTCGCCGCCGGCACCCACACGACCCTGGCCAGCGCGCCGCTGCCGGTCACCGTCGGCACCTGGTACGCGCTGAGCCTGGCCGTCAACGGCAGCACCCTGACCGGGCGGGTCAACGGCGGCAGCCCGCTGACCGTCACCGACACCCAGTTCGCCAGCGGCCAGATCGGCCTGTTCGGCCGGTACGCCGCAGCCAACTTCGACGACGTGAGCGTCGAGTCCGGCCCGCCGGGCCCGACCCCGTCCACCCCCGCACCGACCACCCCCGGACCGACACCCACCACCCCGACCCCCACCACCCCGGCGCCGACCACACCGGTACCGACCGGTACCCCGACCGCCCCGGTCACCGGGCGGGCCGACGGGTTCGCCAGCGTCAACGCGCTCGGCCAGAACGGCACCACCGGTGGCGCCGGTGGTCCGGTGGTCACCGCCTCCACCACCGCGCAGTTCCTGGACTACATCGCCCGCCCCGGCCCGTACGTGATCCAGGTCGTCGGCACGATCACCCTGCCCACCGGCACCAGCGACGGCATGCACGACGTCACCTCGGACAAGACCATCGTCGGGGTGGGCGCCAACGCGGTCCTGTCCGGCGGCGGGCTCAACATCGGGCTGCCGGTCAGCGACACCATCACCTCCCCGCCGGCGGACGCGGTCCACAACGTCATCATCCGCAACCTGCACCTCACCGGGGCGACCGACGACCTGCTCAACGTGCAGATGTTCAGCCACCACATCTGGATCGACCACAACGAGTTCTCCAACGGCGACGACGGCGCGGTGGACATCAAGCGCGGGTCGGACTTCGTCACGGTCTCCTGGAACAACTTCCACGACCACGACAAGACCCTGCTGCTCTCGCACGACGAGGACGCCGGGGCGCAGGACATCGGCCGGCTGCACGTCACGTACCACCACAACTACTTCAACCGCTCCGACCAGCGGCATCCACGGGTGCGGTTCTCCGACCTCACCCACGTCTACAACAACTACTACTTCGACAACAGCTACGGGGTCGCGTCCACGTACGACGCCGGGGTGCTGGTCGAGGGGAACTACTTCTACAGCGTGAACAACCCGGGCCGGGTCGAGTTCAGCGGCGACCTCGGCCGGATCGTCGAACGCGGAAACATCCTCGTGGACTGCAACCACCCGATCGAGACCCGGGGCGCGGTCACCGAGCCGAGCACGTACTACAGCTATCGGCTGGACAACGCCGCCGACATCCCGACCATCGTCCCGGCCGGTGCCGGGGTGGGAAAGCTGGGCTGAGCCGATGAACCTCCACCACGGCACCAGACGGACGACACCGCTCACCACCGCCCTGGGCGGCGCCCTGCTCGCCCTCCTGCTGGTGGTCACCGCACTCGCGGTCACCACCGGCTCCGCGCGGGCGGCGACCCTGTTCACCGACAACTTCGACGACGGCAACTCGACCGGGTGGACCGCCTCCGGCGGAAGCTGGAGCGTGGCCACCGACGGCAGCCCGGTGCTGCGCCAGTCCGGCACCAGCGCCGACGCCCGGTCCCGGGCCGGTGCGACGAACTGGACCGACTACACCGTCCGGGCCCGGGTCAAGCCGACCGCCTTCAACGGGGCCAACCGGTTCGTCGCGCTCACCGCCCGGGCCCAGTCCGCAACCAGCTACTACTACCTCGCCCTGCGCAGCAACAACACGCTCGAACTGAAGAAGCTCAGCAACGGTACGTCGACCACTCTGGCCAGCGCCTCGGTCACCGTGACGGCCGGCACCTGGTACGCGCTGAGCCTCCAGGTCAGCGGCTCGACCCTGACCGGTCGGGTGGACAACGGCCCGGCACTGACCGCCACCGACGACCAGTACCCGACCGGGCAGGTCGGGGTGGCCACCTTCTACGCCAGCGCCCA of the Micromonospora sp. NBC_01796 genome contains:
- a CDS encoding transglycosylase domain-containing protein codes for the protein MTEKTRFGKAAKLLFYGVLAGAVLAASALPASALAGVVLKAASDSYEDLPTDLKVPATAQRSYLYANDGKTLLTTFYDENRVDVPITEIATSMQQAIVAAEDTRFYEHGGVDLRGVVRAFVANQNSGEVEQGASTLTMQYVRNVLKSDPNLTPEQRAAATAETKGRKIQEMRYAVALEKKISKQEILDRYLNIAYFGAGAYGIAAASQRYFGKAASALTLSESALLAGLVQSPDSDNPISGDKQAALDRRSYVLGAMAKMNVITDADAKTADAEELVLHPTQAPNDCGGMPAGHDDWGFFCDYFRQWWNAQPAFGATVDERQQALRRGGYTIVTSLDPKVQAAALQQTLTVYGYGNKRATPIAAVQPGTGRVLALAVNRHYSLDPNPNGQQNYPNTVNQLVAGGGAIEGYQAGSTFKMFTMLAALESGRSLDTGFVSPAKFPSKYPDGGPNSCNGVWCPENANPDWMDGYRNMWTGFGRSVNTYFVWLEQQVGAEKAVEMAQRLGIQFRAKSDADLAKDGADGWGAFTLGVASTTPLDLANAYATIGADGVYCKPLPVNSVTGPDGAKVDGIGPSCNRVVSADVARAAADAARCPVGDQSSLNTCDGGTANQVSDILGGRPVAGKTGSSEENATETFVGFTPQLAVAGIAANPDDPGDHVGSAVQSKVVDAVARTMAAALQGKPKTDFTAPSREIAYGSDGPNQPPKQDPDPNPNPDGATTNGNDTPPADTNQPGNPGRRDR
- a CDS encoding pectate lyase family protein produces the protein MTAPTPTPNTRRRTSRWSALAAAGLAAALATALVVTTGTAQAAPLFGDNFDDGNHNGWSSSGGSWSVITDGTGALRQASTGADARVRAGTASWTNYTVTARVKPTAFGTGDRLAGVAARAQGSGSYYYLGVRADGAAILGKLAAGTHTTLASAPLPVTVGTWYALSLAVNGSTLTGRVNGGSPLTVTDTQFASGQIGLFGRYAAANFDDVSVESGPPGPTPSTPAPTTPGPTPTTPTPTTPAPTTPVPTGTPTAPVTGRADGFASVNALGQNGTTGGAGGPVVTASTTAQFLDYIARPGPYVIQVVGTITLPTGTSDGMHDVTSDKTIVGVGANAVLSGGGLNIGLPVSDTITSPPADAVHNVIIRNLHLTGATDDLLNVQMFSHHIWIDHNEFSNGDDGAVDIKRGSDFVTVSWNNFHDHDKTLLLSHDEDAGAQDIGRLHVTYHHNYFNRSDQRHPRVRFSDLTHVYNNYYFDNSYGVASTYDAGVLVEGNYFYSVNNPGRVEFSGDLGRIVERGNILVDCNHPIETRGAVTEPSTYYSYRLDNAADIPTIVPAGAGVGKLG